In Moorena sp. SIOASIH, the following proteins share a genomic window:
- the rplR gene encoding 50S ribosomal protein L18, which yields MKLTRKESIRHRHRRVRRKVSGTAERPRLAVFRSNEHIYVQVIDDNQQHTIVAASTLEPALRSELKSGATCEASAKVGQLVAQRALEKGLKKVVFDRGGYLYHGRVKALAEAAREAGLDF from the coding sequence ATGAAACTTACTCGAAAAGAATCTATACGACACAGACATAGGCGGGTACGCCGGAAAGTCAGTGGTACTGCTGAACGCCCAAGATTAGCTGTATTTCGCTCTAATGAGCACATTTATGTGCAAGTTATCGATGACAATCAGCAACATACCATAGTGGCAGCTTCAACGTTAGAACCAGCTCTGAGATCTGAACTCAAATCTGGAGCCACTTGTGAAGCCTCAGCTAAAGTGGGTCAGTTGGTGGCCCAGCGAGCACTAGAAAAAGGTCTCAAGAAAGTGGTCTTTGACCGTGGGGGCTACCTATATCATGGTCGTGTCAAAGCTTTAGCAGAAGCTGCTCGTGAAGCAGGGCTAGATTTTTAG
- the rplF gene encoding 50S ribosomal protein L6, with protein sequence MSRIGKRPIPIPSKVTVTIDGQQVKVKGSKGELEWVLPDTIKAEQVDETVQVSRREETRTARESHGLSRTLVANMIEGVSKGFEKRLDIQGVGYRAQVKGRNLILNVGYSQPVEIVPPEGIEVKVENNTNVIVSGINKEVVGNTAAKIRAVRPPEVYKGKGIRYAGEIVRRKAGKAGKK encoded by the coding sequence ATGTCACGTATTGGCAAGCGCCCTATACCAATTCCCAGTAAAGTTACTGTAACAATAGACGGTCAACAGGTTAAGGTCAAAGGTTCCAAAGGTGAACTGGAGTGGGTTTTGCCAGATACAATTAAAGCTGAGCAAGTCGATGAAACTGTACAGGTTTCCCGGCGCGAAGAAACCCGAACCGCCCGTGAAAGTCATGGTTTGTCTCGCACTCTCGTTGCCAACATGATTGAGGGAGTCTCCAAAGGGTTTGAAAAACGTTTGGATATTCAGGGAGTCGGTTATCGAGCTCAAGTGAAAGGTCGAAATCTAATTTTAAACGTTGGTTACAGCCAGCCAGTGGAGATCGTTCCTCCTGAGGGGATTGAAGTCAAAGTTGAAAACAACACCAACGTGATTGTCAGTGGCATCAACAAAGAAGTTGTAGGCAACACAGCTGCAAAAATTCGTGCAGTTCGACCCCCAGAAGTCTATAAAGGTAAAGGCATTCGATATGCCGGTGAAATAGTCAGACGTAAAGCTGGTAAAGCAGGTAAGAAGTAA
- the rpsH gene encoding 30S ribosomal protein S8: protein MPANDTIADMLTRIRNACLVRHQTTNVQSTKMTRAIAQVLKEEGFITDFEEAGEGVKRYLVVSLKYKGNNRKPIIRALKRVSKPGLRVYSNRKELPRVLGGIGIAIISTSNGIMTDREARRRGIGGEVLCYVW, encoded by the coding sequence ATGCCGGCAAACGACACAATTGCAGATATGCTGACCCGCATTAGAAATGCCTGCTTGGTTCGGCATCAAACAACAAATGTACAATCAACTAAAATGACCCGGGCGATTGCCCAAGTACTCAAAGAAGAAGGCTTTATTACTGATTTTGAGGAAGCAGGCGAAGGGGTCAAAAGATACTTAGTTGTTTCCCTAAAATACAAGGGCAACAATCGCAAACCAATTATCAGAGCCCTGAAGCGGGTGAGTAAACCGGGATTGCGAGTTTACTCCAACCGTAAAGAACTGCCAAGAGTCTTAGGAGGGATTGGCATTGCTATTATCTCTACTTCTAATGGCATCATGACCGACCGGGAAGCAAGGCGTCGGGGAATTGGTGGTGAAGTTCTGTGTTACGTATGGTAA
- the rplE gene encoding 50S ribosomal protein L5: protein MTKGLKILYQETIVPKLKEQFGYKNIHQVPKLVKVSLNRGLGEASQNAKALESSVSEIAIITGQKPVVTRAKQAIAGFKIRAGMPVGVTVTLRSERMYSFLERLINLALPRIRDFRGLSPRSFDGRGNYTLGVREQLIFPEVDYDSIDQIRGMDITIVTTANTDEEGRALLKEMGMPFREK from the coding sequence ATGACAAAAGGGTTAAAAATCCTATACCAGGAAACAATAGTCCCCAAATTAAAAGAGCAATTCGGTTACAAAAACATTCATCAAGTACCGAAATTAGTCAAAGTTAGTCTTAACCGAGGATTAGGAGAGGCATCTCAAAATGCCAAGGCTCTGGAATCGTCGGTAAGCGAAATTGCGATCATCACCGGTCAAAAACCGGTGGTCACACGAGCAAAACAAGCGATCGCGGGTTTTAAAATCCGTGCTGGAATGCCTGTTGGTGTCACGGTTACCCTCCGTTCAGAGCGTATGTACTCCTTTCTAGAGCGGCTAATTAACTTAGCCCTACCAAGAATTCGGGACTTTCGGGGTCTTAGCCCTAGAAGCTTTGACGGTCGTGGTAACTACACTCTTGGGGTGCGAGAGCAACTCATTTTTCCAGAAGTAGACTACGACAGCATCGATCAGATTCGTGGTATGGATATTACCATAGTCACCACTGCCAACACTGACGAAGAAGGTCGCGCCTTACTCAAAGAGATGGGAATGCCTTTCCGGGAGAAATAA
- the rplX gene encoding 50S ribosomal protein L24 gives MASKRKKAQKDTPLRYKMHVKKGDTVQVIAGRDKGKIGEILRTLPKISKVVVKGVNVKTKHVKPQQEGEKGQIATFEAPIHSSNVMLYSNKEKIASRICYTFTDEGRKVRMLKKTGEIID, from the coding sequence ATGGCAAGTAAACGCAAGAAGGCACAAAAAGATACCCCATTACGCTACAAAATGCACGTTAAAAAGGGCGACACGGTACAAGTGATTGCCGGTCGAGATAAAGGCAAAATTGGAGAAATCTTGCGGACGCTACCCAAAATTAGCAAGGTAGTAGTCAAAGGAGTTAACGTCAAAACTAAGCATGTCAAGCCTCAACAGGAAGGTGAGAAAGGTCAAATTGCTACGTTTGAAGCTCCAATCCATAGCTCCAACGTTATGCTTTACTCGAATAAAGAAAAAATTGCCAGCCGCATCTGCTATACCTTTACCGATGAGGGTCGTAAGGTGCGGATGCTCAAAAAAACTGGTGAGATTATTGACTAA
- the rplN gene encoding 50S ribosomal protein L14: MIQQESYLNVADNSGARKIMCIRVIGAGNRRYGGVGDVIIGVVKDAIPNMGVKKSDVVRAVIVRTRKGLRRESGMSIRFDDNAAVIINADGNPRGTRVFGPVARELREKNFTKIISLAPEVL, encoded by the coding sequence ATGATTCAACAAGAGAGCTACCTAAATGTTGCTGACAACAGTGGAGCCAGAAAAATAATGTGCATCCGCGTTATTGGTGCTGGAAATCGGCGCTACGGTGGTGTGGGTGATGTAATTATTGGTGTGGTCAAAGATGCCATTCCAAATATGGGGGTCAAAAAGTCAGATGTAGTTAGGGCTGTGATTGTGCGCACCCGCAAGGGCCTACGTCGGGAAAGCGGTATGAGTATTCGCTTTGATGACAACGCAGCAGTAATCATAAACGCAGATGGCAATCCCAGAGGTACCCGGGTTTTTGGTCCTGTAGCGCGGGAACTGCGAGAGAAAAACTTCACAAAAATTATATCCCTTGCTCCGGAGGTGCTCTGA
- the rpsQ gene encoding 30S ribosomal protein S17: MAAKERVGLVVSDKMDKTVVVAIENRSPHPKYGKIVVRTKRYKAHDEENKCKEGDRVRIRETRPLSRTKRWMVAEIVSSSSK; this comes from the coding sequence ATGGCAGCAAAAGAGAGAGTTGGCCTGGTGGTCAGCGACAAAATGGACAAAACTGTGGTGGTGGCTATTGAAAATAGGTCTCCCCACCCAAAGTACGGCAAAATTGTTGTGCGTACCAAGCGATACAAAGCTCATGATGAGGAAAATAAATGTAAAGAAGGCGATCGCGTTCGGATTAGAGAAACACGACCACTGAGTCGTACCAAACGCTGGATGGTTGCTGAAATCGTCAGTAGTTCCTCAAAATAG
- the rpmC gene encoding 50S ribosomal protein L29 has product MALPKIEDARSLSDAELEQEILAAKRQLFDLRLQKATKRLEKPHQFKHLKHRIAQLMTVERERQLAKQKESTDTSQSDTPQSEQSDTPQSESDE; this is encoded by the coding sequence ATGGCTCTGCCCAAGATAGAAGATGCTAGAAGCCTGAGCGATGCCGAACTAGAGCAGGAAATTTTAGCAGCTAAGCGTCAGTTGTTTGACTTGCGCCTGCAAAAGGCAACCAAACGCTTAGAAAAACCTCACCAGTTTAAGCATCTTAAGCACCGAATCGCTCAGCTAATGACAGTAGAACGAGAACGCCAACTCGCTAAACAAAAAGAATCAACAGATACCTCACAAAGTGATACCCCACAATCAGAACAAAGTGATACCCCACAATCAGAATCAGACGAATAG
- the rplP gene encoding 50S ribosomal protein L16 — protein MLSPKRTKFRKQHRGRMKGMATRGSTINFGDYALQATEPAWITSRQIEAGRRAMTRYVRRGGKIWIRIFPDKPVTMRPAETRMGSGKGSPEFWVAVVKPGRIIYEIAGVSEEVAREAMRLAANKFPIKLKFISREGEKV, from the coding sequence ATGTTAAGTCCAAAAAGAACAAAATTTCGCAAACAGCACCGGGGAAGAATGAAGGGTATGGCCACTCGTGGCAGTACCATTAACTTTGGTGATTATGCCCTGCAAGCCACAGAACCAGCTTGGATTACCTCCCGCCAAATCGAAGCAGGTCGTCGGGCAATGACCCGCTACGTTCGTCGTGGTGGCAAAATCTGGATTCGAATTTTCCCAGATAAACCAGTCACCATGCGTCCAGCAGAAACTCGTATGGGTTCTGGAAAAGGTTCCCCAGAGTTTTGGGTAGCAGTAGTTAAACCCGGTCGGATTATCTATGAAATCGCTGGGGTAAGCGAAGAGGTGGCTCGAGAAGCCATGCGTCTGGCTGCTAACAAATTTCCCATTAAATTGAAGTTCATTTCTCGTGAAGGGGAAAAGGTATAA
- the rpsC gene encoding 30S ribosomal protein S3 encodes MGQKIHPIGFRLGITQEHRSRWFADSKRYPLLLQEDYQIRQYVEKNLNNAGISDIRIERKADQIDLEIHTARPGVVVGRGGSGIESLRVGLQKALHNSRQIRINVVEVSRVDADATLIAEYIAQQLERRVSFRRVVRQAIQRAQRADVQGIKVQVGGRLNGAEIARTEWTREGRVPLHTLRANIDYSYKTAQTIYGILGIKVWVFKGEVIPGQEEKPTPNTAQPRRRQPKRRQQFEDRSND; translated from the coding sequence GTGGGACAGAAAATACATCCAATTGGTTTTCGGCTAGGTATCACGCAAGAGCATCGCTCTCGCTGGTTTGCCGACTCAAAGCGTTATCCGCTTCTGTTGCAGGAAGACTACCAAATCAGACAATATGTTGAGAAAAACCTCAATAATGCTGGAATTTCCGACATCCGGATTGAGCGCAAAGCTGACCAGATTGATTTAGAAATTCATACAGCTCGACCTGGGGTAGTTGTTGGTCGTGGTGGCAGTGGCATTGAGTCTTTGCGTGTCGGTCTGCAAAAAGCCCTGCACAACAGTCGTCAAATTCGCATCAACGTTGTAGAAGTATCGCGGGTGGATGCAGATGCTACCCTAATTGCAGAGTACATTGCCCAACAGCTAGAGCGCCGAGTTTCCTTCAGACGAGTGGTTCGTCAAGCAATTCAGCGGGCTCAGCGGGCTGATGTCCAAGGCATTAAAGTTCAGGTAGGTGGTCGGTTAAATGGAGCTGAAATTGCCCGAACCGAGTGGACTCGTGAAGGACGAGTTCCCCTCCATACCCTCCGGGCAAATATTGACTATTCCTACAAAACGGCTCAAACCATTTATGGAATTTTGGGCATTAAAGTTTGGGTGTTCAAAGGGGAAGTGATTCCCGGTCAAGAAGAAAAGCCTACCCCTAATACAGCTCAACCTCGTCGCCGTCAGCCAAAACGCCGCCAGCAGTTTGAAGACCGGTCAAATGACTAG
- the rplV gene encoding 50S ribosomal protein L22, with translation MAIDTTAETKAIARYIRMSPSKVRRVLDQIRGRSYREALIILEFMPYRACQPVLKVLRSAVANAEHNSGIDPASLYITKAFADMGPSLKRYRPRAQGRAYQIRKPTCHITVAVSPEVDD, from the coding sequence ATGGCGATAGACACTACAGCAGAAACTAAAGCGATCGCACGCTACATTCGAATGTCTCCAAGTAAGGTCAGGCGAGTACTTGACCAAATTCGGGGGCGTTCCTATCGGGAAGCTCTGATTATTCTGGAATTCATGCCCTACCGGGCTTGCCAACCAGTATTGAAAGTACTACGCTCCGCTGTTGCCAATGCTGAACACAATTCAGGTATTGACCCGGCTAGCTTATACATCACTAAAGCTTTTGCGGATATGGGACCAAGCTTGAAGCGATATCGACCAAGGGCTCAAGGCCGTGCTTATCAGATTCGCAAGCCAACCTGTCATATCACAGTGGCTGTTTCTCCAGAAGTAGATGATTAG
- the rpsS gene encoding 30S ribosomal protein S19 encodes MGRSLKKGPFIADSLLTKIETLNAKGQKQVIKTWSRASTIVPQMVGHTIAVHNGRTHVPVFINEQMVGHKLGEFAPTRTFRGHVKDGKARR; translated from the coding sequence ATGGGTCGTTCATTAAAAAAAGGTCCTTTTATAGCCGATAGTCTTCTGACTAAGATTGAAACCTTGAATGCTAAAGGCCAAAAACAGGTGATTAAAACCTGGTCAAGAGCCTCAACCATTGTGCCGCAGATGGTAGGTCACACCATTGCCGTTCATAACGGGCGGACACATGTACCAGTTTTTATCAATGAGCAGATGGTAGGTCATAAGCTGGGCGAATTTGCCCCGACTCGAACATTTCGGGGACATGTTAAGGATGGTAAGGCCCGTCGTTAA
- the rplB gene encoding 50S ribosomal protein L2, whose product MGIRSYRPYTPGTRQGTVSDFAEITRSEPEKSLTKSKHRKKGRNNRGVITCRHRGGGHKRLYRVIDFRRDKHNIPAKVAAIEYDPNRNARIALLYYQDGEKRYILHPVGLEVGSSIISGPDSPIEIGNALPLKDIPLGTNVHNVELIPGRGAQIVRAAGATAQVQAKEGDYVTLKLPSSEVRMLRKECYATIGQVGNVEARNLSLGKAGRNRHRGRRPQVRGSVMNPVDHPHGGGEGRAPIGRSGPVTPWGKPALGAKTRKVKKQSSSLIVRRRRKSSKRGRGGRDS is encoded by the coding sequence ATGGGCATCCGTAGCTATAGACCATACACCCCAGGCACTCGTCAGGGTACTGTCTCAGACTTCGCTGAGATTACTCGGAGTGAGCCAGAAAAATCCCTAACCAAGTCTAAGCATCGTAAAAAAGGTCGCAATAATCGCGGTGTTATTACCTGTCGCCATCGCGGTGGCGGACATAAGCGTCTATACAGGGTAATTGACTTCCGCCGGGATAAGCACAATATTCCAGCAAAAGTGGCAGCAATTGAGTATGACCCCAATCGGAATGCTAGGATTGCGCTGCTCTACTATCAAGATGGGGAAAAGCGATATATCTTGCATCCTGTGGGTTTGGAAGTCGGGTCAAGCATCATATCTGGGCCTGACTCTCCCATCGAAATAGGCAATGCCTTGCCCCTAAAGGATATTCCCTTAGGCACCAACGTGCATAACGTTGAACTGATCCCAGGGCGAGGAGCACAGATTGTTCGTGCCGCCGGGGCAACTGCTCAAGTGCAAGCTAAAGAAGGTGACTACGTCACCCTAAAGCTGCCCTCTAGTGAAGTCAGGATGTTGCGTAAAGAATGCTACGCCACTATTGGACAGGTCGGTAATGTTGAAGCCAGAAACTTGAGTTTAGGTAAAGCTGGTCGCAATCGACATAGAGGCCGTCGTCCCCAAGTACGGGGCAGTGTAATGAACCCGGTAGATCACCCCCATGGCGGTGGTGAGGGTAGAGCTCCTATTGGTAGAAGTGGTCCAGTAACCCCCTGGGGTAAACCAGCCTTGGGAGCCAAAACTCGTAAGGTCAAAAAGCAAAGTAGTTCTTTAATTGTCCGGCGTAGGCGGAAATCCTCGAAGCGAGGGCGCGGTGGTCGCGATTCTTAA
- a CDS encoding 50S ribosomal protein L23, producing the protein MTEYNPRDLADLVIRPIVTEKATILMEQNKYVFDVIIKATKPQIRAAIESLFEVKVVAVNTLRPPRKKRRVGRFIGYKPQYKRAIVTLAPGDSITLFPDV; encoded by the coding sequence ATGACTGAGTATAACCCCCGTGACCTTGCTGATTTGGTGATTCGCCCAATTGTAACTGAAAAGGCGACCATACTGATGGAGCAGAACAAGTATGTCTTTGATGTGATTATCAAAGCGACGAAGCCACAAATTAGAGCCGCAATTGAAAGTCTTTTTGAAGTAAAAGTGGTTGCAGTAAATACCCTACGTCCGCCACGGAAAAAGCGTCGAGTGGGAAGATTTATAGGTTACAAACCCCAGTACAAACGGGCGATTGTTACCCTAGCTCCAGGAGATTCGATTACTCTATTTCCAGACGTATAA
- the rplD gene encoding 50S ribosomal protein L4, which translates to MVDCSVRNWQGEEVGQATLQMGVAKEENAAHIVHRSLVRQMANARQGNACTKTRSEVRGGGRKPWRQKGTGRARAGSNRSPLWRGGGVIFGPKPRDYSQKMNRKERRLALRTAFMSRAEDLIVVEEFVEQLPRPKTKDVVAAIGRWGIEPESKVLLILAQPEEKVYLSVRNLATVKLIYAANLNIYDILAADKIVTTNTALAKIQEVYND; encoded by the coding sequence ATGGTAGATTGTTCAGTGCGAAACTGGCAAGGGGAAGAAGTAGGGCAGGCAACACTCCAGATGGGAGTTGCCAAAGAAGAAAACGCTGCCCACATTGTTCACCGGTCACTGGTTAGACAAATGGCCAATGCTCGTCAAGGCAATGCTTGTACAAAAACTCGTTCCGAAGTTAGAGGTGGAGGACGCAAACCTTGGCGACAAAAGGGAACCGGTCGTGCTCGTGCTGGTTCGAATCGTTCACCCCTATGGCGTGGTGGTGGTGTGATCTTTGGTCCGAAACCCAGAGACTATAGCCAGAAAATGAACCGCAAAGAGCGTCGCTTGGCTCTGAGAACAGCGTTTATGAGTCGAGCAGAGGATTTGATTGTGGTAGAGGAATTTGTTGAGCAACTACCACGACCCAAGACAAAGGATGTAGTGGCAGCAATTGGTCGGTGGGGAATTGAGCCTGAGTCAAAAGTTCTCCTAATCCTAGCTCAGCCAGAAGAAAAGGTTTATTTGTCAGTCCGTAACCTAGCAACTGTCAAGTTGATTTATGCCGCCAACTTGAATATCTATGATATCCTAGCCGCTGATAAAATCGTGACCACTAACACCGCTCTTGCCAAAATTCAGGAGGTTTACAATGACTGA
- the rplC gene encoding 50S ribosomal protein L3, which yields MSVGILGTKLGMTQVFDDEGRAIPVTVVKAGPCTVTQIKTNQTDGYNAIQIGYDQVKPKAITKPEIGHLAKSSAPPLRHLREYRVDDTSNFELGQPVNTDMFSIGQIIDVSGKSIGRGFAGYQKRHNFRRGPMAHGSKNHRLPGSTGAGTTPGRTYPGKKMAGRYGGTKVTIRKLEVVKIDAERNLLLIKGAVPGKPGTLLSIAPTNKVGR from the coding sequence GTGTCTGTCGGTATCCTCGGTACCAAACTCGGTATGACCCAAGTGTTCGATGATGAAGGAAGAGCGATTCCTGTAACCGTCGTCAAAGCTGGGCCATGTACTGTGACCCAAATAAAAACCAACCAGACAGATGGCTACAATGCCATTCAAATTGGTTATGACCAAGTCAAGCCAAAGGCAATTACTAAGCCTGAAATAGGACACTTGGCTAAGTCCAGCGCCCCACCCTTACGCCACCTACGTGAGTACCGCGTGGATGATACCAGTAATTTTGAACTGGGTCAGCCAGTCAATACCGATATGTTCAGTATTGGTCAAATTATCGATGTCAGCGGTAAAAGCATTGGTCGCGGGTTTGCCGGTTATCAGAAACGTCACAACTTCAGGCGAGGACCGATGGCTCATGGTTCCAAAAACCACCGCCTCCCAGGTTCCACTGGAGCAGGGACAACCCCTGGTCGTACCTATCCAGGTAAGAAAATGGCTGGTCGTTACGGCGGTACCAAGGTGACAATTCGCAAACTTGAGGTAGTCAAGATAGATGCAGAGCGCAATTTGCTGCTGATTAAAGGTGCAGTTCCCGGTAAACCAGGGACACTCTTGAGCATTGCACCCACTAATAAAGTCGGACGTTAG
- a CDS encoding cation:proton antiporter — protein sequence MASGHNLILDLTTVLGASALGGYLANRLRQPVLLGYLASGLLVGPFGLKLVGELEQVKSLAEIGIVFLLFTYGVEFSLSQLKRFKDIVLKGSLLQISLTITLVAVLANALGWVDGFTPGIMLGFIISLSSTSVVLKTLMERGETNTLHGQVMLAILIAQDLSLGLMLAVIPALQQPSDIGSALVVALLKALVFLAAALAAGRWIVPHLIKYIARTENSELFLITVIALCLGIALITAGLGLSVEMGAFVAGLMMAEIDYADQAVAKIIPLKDTFVCLFFASIGMLIEPEVLLENFGIIIGLVMLVMGGKAAIILPIVLKFGYSFKTAFIASFGLNQIGEFSFVLAVVGFELGFITRDQYLLLVGTTAITLVLTPMWLRWSPRIADHLVNLPFLKSYLRQFQGTKALSIPETICNHVVVAGYGRVGRVLVKILRNQGHEVLVIENSEAAIQRLRHEKIPYMFGDAHSELVLEKAHLEKAKALAIALPDPGSTRLLLKRALKFAPGLDIVARSHKNSEIDLLTQLGAREVVQPEFEAALEMGAHVLVALGETPGMIQSVINRIHQDRYLSVRPEQATYSKQQDITDVAQELDSEWVTLSQTSRLDWVTLAAADIRNVTGVTVLTIQQGNDIVHYPQGKITLRSGDRLLVVGEPEELAAFRDWIESRSFLSEGSKHWVTLVENSSLVGMKPIDLHHQYNVMVQALRRQGKLYNPVDEAGVLQVGDCVLLSGEWDEE from the coding sequence ATGGCCTCAGGACACAATTTAATTCTGGATCTAACCACAGTTCTAGGGGCTTCTGCTCTGGGAGGCTACCTTGCCAATCGGCTACGTCAACCTGTACTTTTAGGCTATTTAGCCAGTGGTTTATTGGTTGGTCCGTTTGGTCTTAAACTCGTAGGCGAATTAGAACAAGTCAAATCCCTAGCTGAAATTGGGATTGTTTTTTTGTTATTCACCTATGGGGTAGAATTTTCTCTATCCCAGCTTAAACGATTTAAAGATATTGTCCTAAAAGGTAGTTTACTGCAAATTAGTCTCACTATTACCCTAGTTGCAGTTTTAGCCAATGCACTTGGTTGGGTTGATGGATTTACTCCGGGAATAATGCTCGGATTCATCATCTCCCTTTCCTCCACCTCAGTAGTTCTTAAAACCCTGATGGAGAGAGGAGAAACCAATACCCTTCATGGTCAAGTGATGCTGGCAATTTTGATTGCTCAAGACCTTAGTTTAGGTCTGATGTTAGCCGTCATCCCCGCCCTTCAACAGCCCTCAGATATTGGCTCAGCTTTAGTTGTTGCTTTACTCAAAGCGTTGGTGTTTCTAGCTGCTGCTCTAGCCGCCGGTCGCTGGATAGTTCCCCATCTCATTAAATATATTGCCCGCACTGAAAACAGTGAGTTATTTCTGATCACAGTAATTGCCCTGTGTTTAGGGATTGCTTTGATTACTGCTGGACTTGGTCTATCCGTTGAAATGGGAGCATTTGTGGCAGGATTAATGATGGCTGAAATTGATTATGCTGACCAAGCAGTTGCCAAAATAATCCCCCTTAAAGACACGTTTGTATGTTTATTTTTTGCATCCATAGGAATGCTCATTGAGCCGGAAGTGCTGCTCGAAAACTTCGGCATAATTATCGGGTTAGTGATGTTAGTAATGGGGGGTAAAGCAGCCATTATCCTACCGATTGTGCTGAAATTTGGCTATTCCTTTAAAACGGCTTTTATTGCTAGTTTTGGTCTCAATCAAATTGGAGAATTTTCCTTTGTCTTAGCAGTGGTTGGCTTTGAGTTAGGATTTATCACTAGGGATCAGTATCTACTCCTGGTGGGAACTACAGCCATTACCCTAGTCCTGACACCCATGTGGCTAAGATGGTCTCCCCGAATAGCAGACCACCTGGTAAATCTGCCGTTTCTGAAAAGCTACCTGCGTCAGTTTCAGGGTACTAAAGCTTTGTCAATTCCAGAAACGATTTGTAATCATGTGGTAGTGGCTGGCTATGGACGAGTTGGGCGAGTACTGGTCAAAATCCTGCGCAATCAAGGGCATGAGGTACTAGTGATTGAAAATAGCGAAGCTGCTATTCAACGCTTGAGACATGAGAAAATTCCCTATATGTTTGGGGATGCTCACTCGGAACTGGTGTTAGAAAAAGCCCATCTAGAAAAAGCTAAAGCCCTAGCCATTGCCCTACCCGATCCTGGCAGTACCCGCTTGTTGCTCAAACGTGCCCTCAAGTTTGCCCCAGGACTGGATATCGTGGCTCGTTCTCACAAAAATAGCGAAATTGACCTACTCACCCAGTTAGGGGCGCGGGAAGTAGTGCAACCGGAATTTGAGGCAGCATTGGAAATGGGAGCCCATGTGCTAGTAGCACTGGGAGAAACCCCAGGGATGATTCAGTCGGTGATCAATCGGATTCACCAAGACCGCTATTTGAGTGTACGACCTGAACAAGCTACCTATTCAAAGCAGCAAGACATCACTGATGTTGCCCAAGAACTCGACAGTGAGTGGGTGACTTTGAGTCAAACTTCCCGTCTAGATTGGGTAACTCTGGCAGCAGCAGATATCCGTAACGTGACTGGGGTAACAGTTTTGACAATTCAACAAGGTAATGATATTGTCCACTACCCACAAGGTAAGATTACGTTGCGTTCAGGGGATCGATTGCTAGTTGTTGGGGAACCGGAAGAATTAGCAGCGTTTAGAGACTGGATCGAAAGTCGCAGTTTCCTTAGTGAGGGTTCTAAGCATTGGGTAACTTTGGTAGAGAATTCAAGTTTGGTCGGTATGAAGCCAATTGATCTCCACCATCAATACAATGTCATGGTTCAGGCGTTGCGTAGACAAGGGAAACTATATAATCCGGTGGATGAAGCTGGAGTATTGCAGGTGGGGGATTGTGTGTTGTTGTCTGGGGAATGGGATGAGGAGTGA